TCCGCTCACAAACTCGTCAACATCGACGCCCTTGAGCAGCCCGCCCACGATCCAGACGATGCTCGGAAACGAGCGAAGGGAGGCGGAAGCCGCGTGCGTATTGGTGGCCTTTGAATCGTCGATCCAGGCAATCTCGTTGTGAACGGCAACCCGCTCGACGCGGTGCTTGTCGAGACCAAATCCATCCAGCGCCGCCGCAATCTGCTCTGGGGTAACCCCGCGTGATCGCGCGAGCGCAGCCGCGGCAAGGATGTTCTGCACGATGTGCGGGGCGTCAAGCCCAAGTGATCGAAGGTGCTCGATCGTCGTGATTTCGAGTGCGCTCGAACGGCGATCGTCAAGGAACGCGCGGTCACACAGGATGCCGTCAACGATCCCGAAGCCGCTCACCTGTGGCGTGTCAAGACCAAAGCTGATGGCGCGGGCGCCCTCCTGAACATCCGCCCCCTCAACCATGCGCTCGGTCACGGGGTCTGCGCGGTTGTACACGCAGGCGTGCTTGGTGTTTTCGTAAATATTCGCTTTGTCGGCGATGTACTGCTCAAGCGATCCGTGCCAGTCAAGATGGTCGGGCGCAATGTTGAGGCACACGCTCGAATACGGTTCGATGTGCCCGAGCCTGGCCAGCTGGAAGCTCGAGAGTTCAACCACGAGCACGTCGTAGCCTGCGGGGTCGCGGAGCGCGTCGAGCACCGGCACACCGATATTTCCAACCGGCGCGACTCGGAGGCCGCCGGCAAGCAGCATGTGGGCCGCGAGCTGCGTTGTTGTGGTTTTTCCGTTTGTGCCGGTCACCACGATCCAGTCGGCTGGCTTGCCCACTTTGTCACGAAGCCGCCAGGAAAGCTGGATGTCGCCCCACACCGTGATCCCGTTGTCAGTCGCCCAGGTCGTGAGCGGATGATCTGGACGATAGCCGGGAGAAACAATCACGAGGTCGGCATCGAGAGCGTTGAGGTGTTTGAGCTGCTCGTCGTTCCCCTCGGCCCGCACAAAACCGCTTCCGATGACCTGGAGAAGCTGCTCGCGCTCAGGGTCAGCACCGGCAGCAATCACGGTGACGTTGCAGCCGAGCTCTACGAGCGTGTCGGCAACCGAAAATCCGGTGACTCCGAGGCCAAGAACGGCGACCGTGAGGCCGCTCCAATCGTGATGCCAACTGGTGAGTGCCTCAACACGGGTGGTGTCAGCCATGCCCTATACCGCCAACCATTCTGAGTAGAAGAGACCAACGCCAACGATCACAAAGAATCCGGCAATCAACCAGAACCGAACCACAACGGTGGTTTCGGCCCAGCCCTTCAGCTCAAAGTGGTGGTGAATCGGGCTCATCAGGAAGATGCGCTTGCCCTTGGTGATCTTGAAGTACAGGCGCTGCAGGATGACCGAACCGGTTTCCATCACAAACAGACCGCCGATGAGCACCAGGAGGATTTCTGTGCGGCTGAGGATGGCGAGCGCAACAAGCGCGCCGCCGATGCCAAGCGATCCGGTGTCTCCCATGTAAATCTTGGCCGGGTTTGTGTTCCACCAGAGGAAGCCAACGAGTCCACCAACGATGGCAGCCGCAATGACGGCAAGGTCGAGCGGGTCGCGAACCGTGTAACAGTTCGAGCCGATGTTCACAGGGTTTGCGCAGGACTGGTTGAACTGCCACAGCCCGATGAAGAGGTATCCCCCGATAGCGAGGATGGCTGCGCCGGTCGCGAGTCCATCGAGCCCGTCGGTGACGTTCACGGCGTTTGAGGCAGAGGTCACCAGCACGATAATCCAGATGACGAAGCAGATAAGGCCGGCAACTGCGCCAAGCGTCATGAAGTCAATCGGTAAGTCTCTGAACACCGAGATATGCGTCGAGGCCGGCGTGATGCCGTTGGCATTGGCAAACTGCAGCGAGAGCAACGCAAAGATGAGGGCAACCGCGACCTGGCCAGCGATCTTGGCCCAACCGCCGAGGCCAAGGCTCTGCTGTTTGCGTGTCTTCAAGAAGTCGTCAACAAATCCAACGAGCCCAAGACCAACCATCATAAAGATGACCAGCAACGCCGAGGCCGTTACTGACTCGCCCTTGATGAGCTTTGCCAAGAAATAGCTGATCACCGAGCCAGAGATGAAGATGATGCCGCCCATCGTGGGCGTACCGCGCTTCGAGTAGTGAGACTTTGGCCCATCCTCACGGATGAACTGCCCCCAGCGAAGCTTGTTGAACCCCTTGATGAAGACCGGGGTCAGGAGGAGCGAGTAGAGCATTGAGAGCCCGGCCGCCATAAGAAGAACGATCATGCGAAGTGTGCTCCCAAACGGTCACCAAGAAAACGAAGACCGGCGGAATTCGATGATTTAACCAGCACGAGGTCGCCCGCACTGATTTCGTTGGCCAGATAGGCAAAAGCCTCATCCTGACTACTGAAAAACACGCTTTCTCCGTCCCACGAACCTTCGTTAATGGCGGTGATGTGCATTCGTCGTGCCTCATCGCCCACCACCACGATCCGCGAAATATTGAATCGGACCGCCTGTAAGCCTATGCGATCGTGCTCGTCTCCGGAAAATTCTCCGAGTTCGCTCATGGCCCCAAGCACGGCAACCGTGCGCTGACCGGGGTCACGGATGAGCGCAAGCGTCTTCAGCGCTGCCGTCATTGCATCGGGGCTGGCGTTGTAGGCATCGTTGATAATCGTGATGCCGTCTCTTGCAGGAAGAACTTCCATCCGCCAGCGTTCTGCGCGGACAACGCCCTCGATCGCGGCGACCGCATCCGGCAACAAAACACCGCACTCGTACGCAACGGCAAAGGCGGCAAGAGCGTTTCCGACATGGTGCTCACCGAGCACACGGAAATGCACCTCAGCGCTCTCCCCAGACGGCACGTGAACGGTAAACGTGGTTCCGGTGGCGGATGCCCGCACGTCTGTCGCCCGCACGCCTGCGGCCGCTGTCTGGCCAAACCACAGCACGCGAGCCTGAGCGTTCTCGGCCATGGCCGCAACCCGAGGATCGTCTTGGTTCAGCACGGCGACACCGGTTGATGGCAACGCAGCAACAAGTTCTGCCTTGGTACGCGCGGTGACCTCGATGCCACCAAAACGGCCAACGTGCGAAAGACCAACCATGAGCACAACGCCGATGTCTGGCTGCGCCATGTTGGCAAGTTTGGCGATGTCGCCAACCCCATCGGCGCCCATCTCCGAAATGAGGAATTTGGTGGATGCGGTGGCCTGCAGCATCGTCAGCGGCGCGCCAACCTCGTTGTTAAACGAGCCGACAGGAGCAACCGTCTCCCCCGCGGTCGACAGCATGGCGTTCAACAGGTTCTTGGTTGTGGTCTTGCCGTTTGACCCGGTAATGCCGATAACCGTGAGACCGTGGTCACGTTTCAGGCGGGCCACTACTTCGCGAGCGAGCTTTCCGAGGGCAACAACGGCATCCTCAACAACGATCTGGGCGATTCTGGAGTCGGTATCGTGCTCAACGATGGCAAGCGCAGCACCACGGTCAATCGCGGCACCAACAAACAGGTGTCCGTCGGTGTCTTCACCGCGCTTGGCAACAAACAGTTGCCCTGGCTCGATGAGTCGGGAATCCGTCTGGGCTTCGCCGCTGAGCGTTGTTGACCCTGTTGTTCCAGAGTCGCCGACAACTAGCGTTCCGTCTACGGCGTGCGCAATCTCGGCAAGCGATAGCGTAATCATGGAAAATACCTTTCGGTGCAAGAGCGGCCCCACACCCAATACAACAGTTTAGAAGTTCTTCGGAATAGTTTCTGCAGGCGTTGTTGACGGCGGCACGGCATAGGTCTTGATGGTTGCCTGGGCAACGTCGCGGAAGCCGTTCACGGTCTCTGGCGCGCCCATCTGCACCTCGGGGTGGCCAAGGACAAAGACAACCACGTATTTGGGGTCGTCCGCCGGGAAATAGCCGGCAAAAGAGTTCACGTAGGTGTCGCCATACGAACCGGTTTCATCAACCTGCTCTGCGGTTCCGGTCTTACCAGCAATGCGGTATCCAGGAATGGCGATGCGGTCGGTGAGCCAGGAATCCTGTGGCAGCATCTCGAGGATGCTTGTTGTTGTCTTCGCCGTTTCAGGGCTTACAACCTGCACCGGCTCGCCGGGGTCGTGGGCCGTGAACGTGCCGTCGGCGGATTCGCAGCCCTCAACGAGTTGTGCAGGCAGGCGCGTTCCACCGTTGGCAAGGGCCTGGTAGATGTCGCTTGTCTGGATCACCGTTGACGAGAGTCCCTGGCCAAACATCGTGTTGTAGGTGGTCTGGTAGTCCCATTCCTCCCACGGGCGAAGCTGGCCGCCGCTTTCATCGCCAAGGCCACTGTTGGTTGGTTCGCCCAGCCCAAACTTCTTGAGATAGCTGTAGCGGGTCTCCGCCGTCATGTTTGCGCCGAGCAGGGAAATACCGACGTTTGATGAGTCAACCATGACGCCGGTAAGCGTGTACTGGATGGGGCCGTGTGACCACGAATCGGCAAAGCGGGCACCGTTTGGGGCCTCGTAGGAACCGGGGGCGATGACCTGGGTCGTCGGCGTTGCGAGCCCCTGATCGATCAGCGCGGCTGCGGTGATGGTCTTGTAGGTCGAGCCCGGTTCAAAGGGCCACAGATAGGCCTTCGAGTTTCGGTCTTCAGCCGCCGAGGCGTCAACGTCGTTGGGGTCAACCGTGTTGCTTTCGGCGATGGCACGCATCTTGCCGGTTGAGACTTCCTGCACCGTGGCGAGGCCCCAGCGGGCGCCAGTCGTCTCAACCTGGCGGTTCACGATCTGCTGGGCCTGCCACTGCAGATCGCTGTCGATCGTGAGCTTCACGGTGCCACCGTCAACTTTGTCTTTCACTTTGACCGTTGTACCCGGAATTGTCACTCCGTCGGCACCCCGCTCGATCGTTTCCTCACCGTTTTGATCGGCGAGGCAGGCATCCTGAGACAGTTCAACTCCGGCCAGCGGAACGTTATCGTCGCCAACAAAACCGACAAGGTTTCCGGCGATTGCTCCGTTCGGATACGTGCGGCTTGGGTTTTGGTCAAACGTGAGCCACGGAATGCTGAGGTCCTTGAGCGCGTTGAGCGCAGCAAGATCCACGGAGCGCTTCACATAGGCGAAGTCAGACTTTGGGTTGATCGCGAGTGCATCGTCCACGATCTTTTGAATTTCCTCGCCAGACTGCCCGGTGATGGCACCAATCTCAGCGAGGGCCTCTGCCTTCGAAACCTCTTTCGTCTGGTTGGTATCGAGAGCCCTGTGAAAACTGCCAACGTTTTTCGGCGACAGCTGCACGTCGTAGCGCACGTCGGTCGTGGCTAGCAACACGCCCTTCTCATCAACGATGTCACCGCGGATGCCGTAGGTCGGGATCGGGACGGAACGCTTATCGAGCGCCGTCTCGGTCAGTTCGTCGGCATTCACGACCTGAATGTCTGCGAGTTTGAAGACAAACACCACAACAAACAGCGACAGGAACGCAAAGGTGAGCGTTGACCGAAGTCGACTTACTCGGCTGCGTCGCACGTGGATTCCCCGCTCTCGTTTCGCAATCGGTTCAATTCAGGAGTGGCCTCAAGCCCTCGGAAAACTACCGAGTGACGGGTGAGGGCAACGCTCCATCCAACGGTACAGTCTGCTGCGGCGTTTGGACCGGAGTGGCAGCCGGTGTGCCGTGATCCGCATTCGCCGCATCGCTCTCTGCTGCGTTCGCCTCTGCGACGGCGGCAGCAGCAATTGCCGCGGCGTTTGCCGCGTCGGCGGCTTCAGCTTCTGCCGCGACATTTGCGTTGTTCTGCGCCGACGTCTCTGGGGCAACCGCGCCGGCCATAGGCAGGCCGTTGATCACGGAGTTCGCGATGCGGTTCGCCTCTGGTGTGCTCACGGTTGTTCCCAGCGCGCCGAGGATGGCACCATCGCTCAACCGCAGGTAGGCGGGGTGGGCGTTAATGACCATGCCAAGCGCATTGGCGTTTCCTGACAGGTGCTGGGGAGACGACAGCTTGCTAACGCTCTGCGTAACCGCACGGGTGTCACGAATGAGGTCACGCTCCTGCACCTCAAGGGAAGAGATGTGGTAGGCGCCGTCTGCCTGAGCGATGCTCAGCATGAGCTGCGTGCCAAGGATGACCCCGAGCGTCGCCAACGTGATGAGCGCGTAGAACATGCTTGTGCGCGTTTTGGCCCGCGGAGCAGGTGCAATCGAGAGCGCTCGCTCGCGCACAGCCCGCAACCGGCCTGGCTGCTCGTCTGGCGTTGGGGTGCCCTGCCACGGGGTCGCAGGGTCAAATGCCCAAAAGTCTGAGCTATCGATAGGAGCAGTGTTGTTGCTCATTCGGGGATCCTGACTCGTTCAACGGCGCGCAGTCGTACAGACTGTGACCGCGGGTTTTCTTCACGCTCCTGCTCGCTTGCCTGCTCGGCCCCCCGCGTCAGCAGACGCAGCTCTGGGCGATGTTCAGGAAGCTCAACAGGAAGGTCGGCGGGGGCCGTCGATCGGGACCTCGCCGCGAAGTCTTGCTTCACGAGTCGGTCTTCGAGCGAGTGGTACGACATCACAACGAGGCGTCCGCCAACGTTGAGGGAGTCAATAGCTGCAGGAATGGCGGCATCGAGCACCGAAAGCTCCTGATTAACTTCGATGCGCAGTGCCTGAAACACCTTCTTGGCTGGGTGCCGAAGCTGCCGCACCGCCGCCGGAGTGGCATCCGACAGGATCTGAACCAACTCGGTTGACCGCAGAATGGGCTTCACTTCGCGTGCCGCAATAATTGCGCGGGCGTAGCGTCCAGCAAGTTTTTCTTCGCCATAGCGTTCGAAAATGCGGCGGAGATTGCCCTCGCTGTAGGTCGCAAGGATCTCGGATGCTTGCACGCCCTCGTTCTGGTTCATGCGCATGTCGAGCGGCGCATCCTGAGCGTAGGCAAAGCCACGGTCGGCCTCATCAAGCTGCAGCGACGAGACGCCAAGATCAAAAAGGATGCCGTCGACCCGCTTGAATCCGCTCTTGCGGATGGCCTTTGCAATTCCGTCGTACACCGTGTGCACGAGGTGAACCCGATCGCCAAAATTCGCGAGACGCTCCCCAGCAATGCGAAGTGCATCGGTGTCGCGATCAAGACCGATGAGCGTGAGATCAGGAAACCGGTTGAGCATGTGAAACGAATGCCCACCCATGCCGAGGGTTGCATCAACCACAACGGCACCCGGCATCGAGATGGCAGGTTCGAGCAGCGCGATGCAGCGCTCAAGCAGCACGGGGATGTGCTTGTCGCTCACACTCGGGTCTACTGGATCATTCACGTGGGGGTCACTTTGGCTCGGCTGTTCGGGGGTATCTGCTGGCGAGTGATCGCCTGGTGTCTGGTTTGAGGAAGTCATAGGTGTCTTCGACCTGGAGTTCCTCCCCTCAGATCCCCGTCCATCTCGACCTGACACCGGGGAAGGTGAGTCAGGGCGTGCGATGGCAGAGGGTCTGAAGCGAGGAGCTAAAAGAGGCCGGGGATCACCTCCTCCTCGATGTTCGCGAATTCGGCTTCCTGGGCATCCAGGTAGGTCTGCCAAGCTTCGGCATTCCAAATCTCGGCGCGGCTGCCGGCCCCGATGACCACGAGGTCACGGTCAAGACCGGCGTAACTGCGGAGGGCAGCGGGAACATTCACCCGATGCTGCTTATCGGGAGTCTCGGCGTGCGCGCCCGAAAGAAAGACGCGCAGGTAGTCGCGGGCCTGTTTGCTCGTAACCGGCGCCTGGCGAATCTTCTCGTGCATGGCTTCAAACTCACGGGTGCTGAAGACATAGAGGCAACGTTCTTGGCCCCGGGTGATGACAACACCACCCTCAAGTTCGTCGCGGAACTTAGCGGGGAGGATGACGCGGCCCTTGTCGTCGAGCTTTGGAGAGAACGTGCCAAGAAACACAGGCGCTCTCCTTTCGTCAGACCGGCCACTGATCCATGTGCCTCCACTTTACTCCACTTCTCACCACAATCCTGAGAATTCGACACATTTGACCAAAAATATTCCCAAACTGACCTGATTTTTCAATAATTCTTGAGGTGGAGGGATTTTCCCAGGTTTACCGCCCATACGGTCGATTTTTGGGCGCACAACAGCAAATCACTCACGCCGTTGAGTGGAGTGGAGCGCCCGTTTGTCGCCCACCATTCCGACAGGGAGCAAAGTGGAGGACCGCTGAACGACGCCCAAAAAGGCGCAACAAGCATCCAACACCGACGCTCAACCGGCCATCAGGTCATCCGTTCGCCGCTCGTTGCGATATTTGACGTCAATATTCGCAACGAGTGGCGAACGGATGGGCGAAACTCTCCTTCGCTGACCGAGACAACGGCCTGACCTGAGGAGGGAGGGAGCGGCGGGGCCGGCGAAGCCGGTGAAGCCGGTGAAGCCGGTGACCAGCGAAGCTAACGGCCAGAGAAGCCGACAAAACGGCGGGGACGGCCACGTCGGCGAAGCGGGTGGCCCGTGAAGCCGATGGTCACCGGGGCCAGTGAGGACGGTGAGTCCGGCCAGGCCAGCAAAACTAGCAAGGCCGACCAGACCCGCCAGGCCAGCCAAGCCAACCAAGCCAGCAAGGCCGACCAGACCCGCCAGGCCAGCCAGGCCAGCGAAGCTGGTGGCGAGCGAAGCCGGTGGCGAGTGAAGTCAGTTTATGAGACGGGGATCAGCGCCGTCATGAAACCCCCATGCCGAACGGGCAGGAGAAGAGACGCAGGAGCAGAGAAGCAGAAGGTCCACCTGCTCGCGCGAACCAACTGCGGCTTATAGGCCAAAAAGAGTGGATCGGATAGTCATCTAGTCCCGCAGTTTCGCGGTGAAACACGGATCCTCACGCTCTGCGCCGCGAACAAAGAAAAGGGCCACCACAACGTGGTGACCCTTTTCGGAAAGAACTTTGCGGAACAGCCGCGGTTAGAGCTGGCCGTCTTGACGCTTCTCCCAGCGCTCGTTCATGCGGTCTGAGAGGGACTGCTTCGACGACGAGGCCGCTGCCCCTGCCTTCTTCGGCGCGCCACCAACGGGCGCGTCACGCTGAGGGTCGCCAGTGCTTTTATGCGGAGTGATTGCGAACAACACACCACCGAGCATCGCGATGAATCCGATGACACCCAACCAAGCGAGCTGCGTTACTACTCCGGCAAGCAGCACGATAATGCCGGCGATGGCGAGCAAGATGCCAAGCACCAGCGAGCGGTAGCTTGGTCGCATCTTTGCAGCGGTTGATGGGCTGACCACATCGGACTCGCTGTTGTAGAGATTGCGCTCCATCTCATCTAGGAGGCGCTGCTCCCGTTCAGATAGTGCCATCTTCACACCTCACACATTCAGTAACGTTGATACGACCATTCTAGGCCCGAGAGCCCGAGTAGGCTAGACACCGTGTCACAGAGCCCAAGACTTCTCGACCTTATTCAGGACTGCCTCGACGATTTTATCGACGAGCGCTCTTCCATTCTGGCCGACATCGGCCCCGATGCCACTCCCCTCGTGGAACATTCGAGGGACTTTCTCAGGGGTGGGAAGCGGTTTCGCGCGCTTTTTGC
The DNA window shown above is from Lysinibacter cavernae and carries:
- a CDS encoding UDP-N-acetylmuramoyl-tripeptide--D-alanyl-D-alanine ligase, which codes for MITLSLAEIAHAVDGTLVVGDSGTTGSTTLSGEAQTDSRLIEPGQLFVAKRGEDTDGHLFVGAAIDRGAALAIVEHDTDSRIAQIVVEDAVVALGKLAREVVARLKRDHGLTVIGITGSNGKTTTKNLLNAMLSTAGETVAPVGSFNNEVGAPLTMLQATASTKFLISEMGADGVGDIAKLANMAQPDIGVVLMVGLSHVGRFGGIEVTARTKAELVAALPSTGVAVLNQDDPRVAAMAENAQARVLWFGQTAAAGVRATDVRASATGTTFTVHVPSGESAEVHFRVLGEHHVGNALAAFAVAYECGVLLPDAVAAIEGVVRAERWRMEVLPARDGITIINDAYNASPDAMTAALKTLALIRDPGQRTVAVLGAMSELGEFSGDEHDRIGLQAVRFNISRIVVVGDEARRMHITAINEGSWDGESVFFSSQDEAFAYLANEISAGDLVLVKSSNSAGLRFLGDRLGAHFA
- the rsmH gene encoding 16S rRNA (cytosine(1402)-N(4))-methyltransferase RsmH is translated as MNDPVDPSVSDKHIPVLLERCIALLEPAISMPGAVVVDATLGMGGHSFHMLNRFPDLTLIGLDRDTDALRIAGERLANFGDRVHLVHTVYDGIAKAIRKSGFKRVDGILFDLGVSSLQLDEADRGFAYAQDAPLDMRMNQNEGVQASEILATYSEGNLRRIFERYGEEKLAGRYARAIIAAREVKPILRSTELVQILSDATPAAVRQLRHPAKKVFQALRIEVNQELSVLDAAIPAAIDSLNVGGRLVVMSYHSLEDRLVKQDFAARSRSTAPADLPVELPEHRPELRLLTRGAEQASEQEREENPRSQSVRLRAVERVRIPE
- a CDS encoding DUF3040 domain-containing protein, coding for MALSEREQRLLDEMERNLYNSESDVVSPSTAAKMRPSYRSLVLGILLAIAGIIVLLAGVVTQLAWLGVIGFIAMLGGVLFAITPHKSTGDPQRDAPVGGAPKKAGAAASSSKQSLSDRMNERWEKRQDGQL
- the murD gene encoding UDP-N-acetylmuramoyl-L-alanine--D-glutamate ligase, with the protein product MADTTRVEALTSWHHDWSGLTVAVLGLGVTGFSVADTLVELGCNVTVIAAGADPEREQLLQVIGSGFVRAEGNDEQLKHLNALDADLVIVSPGYRPDHPLTTWATDNGITVWGDIQLSWRLRDKVGKPADWIVVTGTNGKTTTTQLAAHMLLAGGLRVAPVGNIGVPVLDALRDPAGYDVLVVELSSFQLARLGHIEPYSSVCLNIAPDHLDWHGSLEQYIADKANIYENTKHACVYNRADPVTERMVEGADVQEGARAISFGLDTPQVSGFGIVDGILCDRAFLDDRRSSALEITTIEHLRSLGLDAPHIVQNILAAAALARSRGVTPEQIAAALDGFGLDKHRVERVAVHNEIAWIDDSKATNTHAASASLRSFPSIVWIVGGLLKGVDVDEFVSGHTDRLRGVIVIGADRSELTAAFARHAPDVPLFEVTPSETKSVMASVVEYAATIAQPGDTVLLAPAAASMDQFTNYGDRGNKFAEAVREYVGGEADGNSASQ
- the mraY gene encoding phospho-N-acetylmuramoyl-pentapeptide-transferase, with product MIVLLMAAGLSMLYSLLLTPVFIKGFNKLRWGQFIREDGPKSHYSKRGTPTMGGIIFISGSVISYFLAKLIKGESVTASALLVIFMMVGLGLVGFVDDFLKTRKQQSLGLGGWAKIAGQVAVALIFALLSLQFANANGITPASTHISVFRDLPIDFMTLGAVAGLICFVIWIIVLVTSASNAVNVTDGLDGLATGAAILAIGGYLFIGLWQFNQSCANPVNIGSNCYTVRDPLDLAVIAAAIVGGLVGFLWWNTNPAKIYMGDTGSLGIGGALVALAILSRTEILLVLIGGLFVMETGSVILQRLYFKITKGKRIFLMSPIHHHFELKGWAETTVVVRFWLIAGFFVIVGVGLFYSEWLAV
- the mraZ gene encoding division/cell wall cluster transcriptional repressor MraZ → MFLGTFSPKLDDKGRVILPAKFRDELEGGVVITRGQERCLYVFSTREFEAMHEKIRQAPVTSKQARDYLRVFLSGAHAETPDKQHRVNVPAALRSYAGLDRDLVVIGAGSRAEIWNAEAWQTYLDAQEAEFANIEEEVIPGLF
- a CDS encoding penicillin-binding transpeptidase domain-containing protein, whose product is MRRSRVSRLRSTLTFAFLSLFVVVFVFKLADIQVVNADELTETALDKRSVPIPTYGIRGDIVDEKGVLLATTDVRYDVQLSPKNVGSFHRALDTNQTKEVSKAEALAEIGAITGQSGEEIQKIVDDALAINPKSDFAYVKRSVDLAALNALKDLSIPWLTFDQNPSRTYPNGAIAGNLVGFVGDDNVPLAGVELSQDACLADQNGEETIERGADGVTIPGTTVKVKDKVDGGTVKLTIDSDLQWQAQQIVNRQVETTGARWGLATVQEVSTGKMRAIAESNTVDPNDVDASAAEDRNSKAYLWPFEPGSTYKTITAAALIDQGLATPTTQVIAPGSYEAPNGARFADSWSHGPIQYTLTGVMVDSSNVGISLLGANMTAETRYSYLKKFGLGEPTNSGLGDESGGQLRPWEEWDYQTTYNTMFGQGLSSTVIQTSDIYQALANGGTRLPAQLVEGCESADGTFTAHDPGEPVQVVSPETAKTTTSILEMLPQDSWLTDRIAIPGYRIAGKTGTAEQVDETGSYGDTYVNSFAGYFPADDPKYVVVFVLGHPEVQMGAPETVNGFRDVAQATIKTYAVPPSTTPAETIPKNF